In Carya illinoinensis cultivar Pawnee chromosome 9, C.illinoinensisPawnee_v1, whole genome shotgun sequence, the following are encoded in one genomic region:
- the LOC122275978 gene encoding DNA-directed RNA polymerase III subunit rpc6 isoform X3, whose product MSRLQGPSPLKRKRPDSNTPSGSLTEHERLLYDLIRSKQDMAIWTRDMKRETNLPDNVVTKSLKSLQTKKLIKEVVNIQNKGRKHYIATEFEPSMEITGGTWYAEGNLDTEFINFLKKHCVKIIYELKVATLEGILDTIRRSRAFNVEFTTQQVEEIVNALVLDNEIMEVKSNGIGEFDSIPVGRVCYTCTSKGGDTGEPKIGALASIPCGVCPQISLCTPDGIISPKTCVYFTKCSCRLRISW is encoded by the exons ATGAGCCGATTACAAGGGCCCTCACCCCTGAAGCGCAAACGGCCAGACTCAAATACACCTTCTGGGTCTTTGACAGAACATGAACGTCTCCTCTATGATCTGATCCGAAGCAAGCAAGACATGGCAATATGGACAAGGGACATGAAACGAGAAACAAACCTCCCTGATAATGTGGTTACCAAATCACTCAAGTCACTTCAAACCAAGAAATTGATAAAGGAGGTAGTGAACATCCAAAATAAAGGCAGAAAACACTATATTGCGACGGAGTTCGAACCATCAATGGAAATAACTGGTGGGACTTGGTATGCCGAGGGAAACCTTGATACGGAGTTTATAAACTTTCTGAAAAAACACTGTGTAAAGATCATTTATGAACTGAAGGTTGCTACACTAGAGGGAATCTTGGACACAATCAGAAGGAGTAGAGCCTTCAATGTTGAGTTCACAACACAACAAGTGGAAGAGATAGTGAATGCTTTGGTTTTGGACAACGAGATAATGGAGGTGAAGAGCAATGGAATAGGGGAGTTTGATTCTATTCCCGTTGGGAGAGTTTGTTATACATGCACAAGCAAAGGAGGCGATACTGGGGAACCGAAGATTGGGGCCTTGGCTTCCATTCCATGCGGAGTTTGTCCGCAGATAAGTTTATGTACACCGGATGGCATAATTTCCCCAAAGACCTGTGTCTACTTCACCAAATG CAGTTGCAGGCTGCGGATTTCTTGGTGA
- the LOC122275978 gene encoding DNA-directed RNA polymerase III subunit rpc6 isoform X4 — MSRLQGPSPLKRKRPDSNTPSGSLTEHERLLYDLIRSKQDMAIWTRDMKRETNLPDNVVTKSLKSLQTKKLIKEVVNIQNKGRKHYIATEFEPSMEITGGTWYAEGNLDTEFINFLKKHCVKIIYELKVATLEGILDTIRRSRAFNVEFTTQQVEEIVNALVLDNEIMEVKSNGIGEFDSIPVGRVCYTCTSKGGDTGEPKIGALASIPCGVCPQISLCTPDGIISPKTCVYFTKWLDF; from the coding sequence ATGAGCCGATTACAAGGGCCCTCACCCCTGAAGCGCAAACGGCCAGACTCAAATACACCTTCTGGGTCTTTGACAGAACATGAACGTCTCCTCTATGATCTGATCCGAAGCAAGCAAGACATGGCAATATGGACAAGGGACATGAAACGAGAAACAAACCTCCCTGATAATGTGGTTACCAAATCACTCAAGTCACTTCAAACCAAGAAATTGATAAAGGAGGTAGTGAACATCCAAAATAAAGGCAGAAAACACTATATTGCGACGGAGTTCGAACCATCAATGGAAATAACTGGTGGGACTTGGTATGCCGAGGGAAACCTTGATACGGAGTTTATAAACTTTCTGAAAAAACACTGTGTAAAGATCATTTATGAACTGAAGGTTGCTACACTAGAGGGAATCTTGGACACAATCAGAAGGAGTAGAGCCTTCAATGTTGAGTTCACAACACAACAAGTGGAAGAGATAGTGAATGCTTTGGTTTTGGACAACGAGATAATGGAGGTGAAGAGCAATGGAATAGGGGAGTTTGATTCTATTCCCGTTGGGAGAGTTTGTTATACATGCACAAGCAAAGGAGGCGATACTGGGGAACCGAAGATTGGGGCCTTGGCTTCCATTCCATGCGGAGTTTGTCCGCAGATAAGTTTATGTACACCGGATGGCATAATTTCCCCAAAGACCTGTGTCTACTTCACCAAATGGTTGGATTTCTAA
- the LOC122275978 gene encoding DNA-directed RNA polymerase III subunit rpc6 isoform X2, whose amino-acid sequence MSRLQGPSPLKRKRPDSNTPSGSLTEHERLLYDLIRSKQDMAIWTRDMKRETNLPDNVVTKSLKSLQTKKLIKEVVNIQNKGRKHYIATEFEPSMEITGGTWYAEGNLDTEFINFLKKHCVKIIYELKVATLEGILDTIRRSRAFNVEFTTQQVEEIVNALVLDNEIMEVKSNGIGEFDSIPVGRVCYTCTSKGGDTGEPKIGALASIPCGVCPQISLCTPDGIISPKTCVYFTKWCTITRCTI is encoded by the exons ATGAGCCGATTACAAGGGCCCTCACCCCTGAAGCGCAAACGGCCAGACTCAAATACACCTTCTGGGTCTTTGACAGAACATGAACGTCTCCTCTATGATCTGATCCGAAGCAAGCAAGACATGGCAATATGGACAAGGGACATGAAACGAGAAACAAACCTCCCTGATAATGTGGTTACCAAATCACTCAAGTCACTTCAAACCAAGAAATTGATAAAGGAGGTAGTGAACATCCAAAATAAAGGCAGAAAACACTATATTGCGACGGAGTTCGAACCATCAATGGAAATAACTGGTGGGACTTGGTATGCCGAGGGAAACCTTGATACGGAGTTTATAAACTTTCTGAAAAAACACTGTGTAAAGATCATTTATGAACTGAAGGTTGCTACACTAGAGGGAATCTTGGACACAATCAGAAGGAGTAGAGCCTTCAATGTTGAGTTCACAACACAACAAGTGGAAGAGATAGTGAATGCTTTGGTTTTGGACAACGAGATAATGGAGGTGAAGAGCAATGGAATAGGGGAGTTTGATTCTATTCCCGTTGGGAGAGTTTGTTATACATGCACAAGCAAAGGAGGCGATACTGGGGAACCGAAGATTGGGGCCTTGGCTTCCATTCCATGCGGAGTTTGTCCGCAGATAAGTTTATGTACACCGGATGGCATAATTTCCCCAAAGACCTGTGTCTACTTCACCAAATG GTGCACCATCACAAGGTGCACTATCTGA
- the LOC122275978 gene encoding DNA-directed RNA polymerase III subunit rpc6 isoform X1 gives MSRLQGPSPLKRKRPDSNTPSGSLTEHERLLYDLIRSKQDMAIWTRDMKRETNLPDNVVTKSLKSLQTKKLIKEVVNIQNKGRKHYIATEFEPSMEITGGTWYAEGNLDTEFINFLKKHCVKIIYELKVATLEGILDTIRRSRAFNVEFTTQQVEEIVNALVLDNEIMEVKSNGIGEFDSIPVGRVCYTCTSKGGDTGEPKIGALASIPCGVCPQISLCTPDGIISPKTCVYFTKCRCTITRCTI, from the exons ATGAGCCGATTACAAGGGCCCTCACCCCTGAAGCGCAAACGGCCAGACTCAAATACACCTTCTGGGTCTTTGACAGAACATGAACGTCTCCTCTATGATCTGATCCGAAGCAAGCAAGACATGGCAATATGGACAAGGGACATGAAACGAGAAACAAACCTCCCTGATAATGTGGTTACCAAATCACTCAAGTCACTTCAAACCAAGAAATTGATAAAGGAGGTAGTGAACATCCAAAATAAAGGCAGAAAACACTATATTGCGACGGAGTTCGAACCATCAATGGAAATAACTGGTGGGACTTGGTATGCCGAGGGAAACCTTGATACGGAGTTTATAAACTTTCTGAAAAAACACTGTGTAAAGATCATTTATGAACTGAAGGTTGCTACACTAGAGGGAATCTTGGACACAATCAGAAGGAGTAGAGCCTTCAATGTTGAGTTCACAACACAACAAGTGGAAGAGATAGTGAATGCTTTGGTTTTGGACAACGAGATAATGGAGGTGAAGAGCAATGGAATAGGGGAGTTTGATTCTATTCCCGTTGGGAGAGTTTGTTATACATGCACAAGCAAAGGAGGCGATACTGGGGAACCGAAGATTGGGGCCTTGGCTTCCATTCCATGCGGAGTTTGTCCGCAGATAAGTTTATGTACACCGGATGGCATAATTTCCCCAAAGACCTGTGTCTACTTCACCAAATG CAGGTGCACCATCACAAGGTGCACTATCTGA